ATAATTCCCATGATGTTTAAGGAAAAGAACATATATCTCTACACGTCTGGGCATGTACATACAATTGTGTAGACAATCAGCCAAAAAGCTGCTTTTCTACATTATTAAAGGGGACTTAGCAGTACGTGGGGCTATTTTGGCCATGGTTACTTCCGGTTGTTGATTCATTAATTCAACTATTTTCAGTGAACTTTTCGGTGAACTTTTCAGGGTACTTTCTTCTCCAAACATTTTAACGTTAATGACTGCCCTATGCTAATGTTGAATAATCACAATGTACAAGAGCATTAATCCTTGGTTGAGATGGGCCTATACTTGTGTTATCAGCTCCATCATTTCTACTAAGTTTTCACCCCAATTTTCACCCTAGTTTTCACCCTAAAAAAGATAATTTAAAAGTGGCCTGACTCACTTTGCCAAGAAATCTATACCCGTAATCGTATTTAGATCTTGATAAGTCTTTTTTTGATGCACTTGTACATACACTTGTAAATACATTTGTATATACATCGCTTTTTTAACCCGGATATATACTTCTCTGACAACCAAACCCACGTTACAAGCCTGTAACGTGGGTTTTTAAGAAAATAACATATATCTCTACACGCCAGGACATGTACACACATTAGTGTATACAATCAGGCTGCCAGCAGGGTTTCTTCTGATTTTGAAGGAGAATATTGGATGATTTTTGGCCGCATTTTCATGATCGAGGTCCATCTCCAGAAGACAAAGGCTGCCAGTGCTAACCCTAGCCAATTTCGTTTTAAGAAATTCATTACGTGTTGGCGGGTAATGGGCTCTTCAACGGTTTCTGGCGTTACATGGGCTTGAAATACAAGGGAAGATTGAGACCGTAGATTCTTCTGTTTCCGAAGTTGCTTCCACTATTTCCACCGCAGCACTCTTGGCCAGTAATTCAATCAGATCGGATTTGCAGGTGATTTTTTTACCCTCAATGGTATGACCCTTCGTTTCCTGAAAGAGGGCATTGCTGTTAATGTATAGATTTTTTTAAAAGAGCCCTGGAAGCGTCAGAAAGGGCATAAAATAAAAAAAGCTCAAATTTCTCTGAACGGTCCGGCGCTCTGGCTTCCAAACAGTCCGTTGGACCGGCACACCGACGGTGCGACGTTTCGGCGGGACTCGAATGGCAACGTCGGACCACCGCTGTGGCCAACCGGCGAGTCGCCGCCCCCCCCTGCGTGACAGGCAGGTATTCTAACCGGCCATAAAACAAAAAAGCCTCAGATTTCTCTGAGGCTTTTGCGGTCCGGACGGGACTGAAAATTTGTGCTGATTATCAGTTAGTTAACTCTGTTTTTGAGATTGGGTATCATACATGGTATCAAAAGTTAAATATGAGATACCTGTTTTACCAGGGCTTTCTTATAAAACCAGTTGTTGAGTCATAAACTGAATTAAGGTCTGGAATTTATCGGCAAAGTTATCAATCTGTGCCGCCATATTTCCAGACTTTGTCCGCTTTAACAAGTTGATAGTCAGTGTCCTTAAACTACTCATCAAGCGGCTAACAGAAGCATTACCCGTTCTGAGGGCATCTTCCGACAATATAACGTCTCGCTGATACTGCATTACTTCGATGCGCCAATGTTGGCGGAGGGCATCAAAATTGCTGATAAAATAACTAACCTCTTCTGTGAGTTGAGTACCATCAAGGTTTTGGCGGATGCGTTTTACACAAATAAAGGTAGCCATGCCCGAATCCTTCCAGCGCAGGTCTAAAGCCAGTGGATTAATGCTGAAACAGGAATAGGTGCGTTCTTCTAGTCGACCATGCCCCCGCTGGATGGCATCCGTTCGTTCATAAAGAGGCTTCTTGACCAAACTCTTACAAAGACAATAGCGGTAGAGATGTTTCTGATTTGATTTTAGGCCCACAACATAAACCCCCTTGGCAAGATGTATAGCATTGATTGTCAATGGTGTAAGCGGGGTGGCCCGTGCCATGAAGCGCGTCCAGTGTTAGCTGCTGATTGTATAGCCCTGTATCGTTCAGAAGTTGCCGCACTGTTGGTCGTTCACTCTCTTTAGCACCATTGTAATAAGCTTGGTTAAGAATCTCTTGGGAGTCGTGAGCGAGTGCTGATACACAGGCTTCACCTCGTGTATGACCAACTTCTATACTGCCCCGTAGGTCTTTTCCATCCAAGGCAAACCGCTCGGGCGGCCCCGCAACGCTTTGCCTCTGTATCAAGGCGTAATCCAAACCACTCAAAAAGTAGTTCAGCGAATAAAACACCGTTGATTTTAGCCAGCAAGAGGGGGAGTTGAGCGCGTGAAATGGCCGTTTGGTCAGTCATGTGTGTGGCTTGACAAAGTGCGTCAAACGGGGCAGCCCGCGCTGTGGTTGACAATATGCCGATGGAGTCCCGATAGCTTACCATCTCGTCCGCAGCACAGAGCCAGTACTAATCCTGTAAGAACTAGTGCGATAGAGTGCTTTTTGCCCCGATTGTCGCGCCCGTCTAGGCCGGGAGTTTGTTCAAGTAATTGGTAAAATCCGGGCGGCCGGTGCCGTTGTAGTTTTAGCCAAGCAAGGGGTAGTAGTCATGATTTTGTAGCCTAAGGAACCACAAAGGTATGTCTAAACGCACCTTGCCGTTTTTATAAGAAAGCCCTGCCTGTTTTACTAAAAAAAGATAGTGGTTAAGCAGCGAATAGAAAGTAAAACAAACAAGTAAGCATTTATTTTATCCTAGGTAACTGGAAAAAAAAGCCAAATATTTTACACACATTGAACCGATTTAGAAAGTTTGGAACACTATTACTAAATCGAGCCTTCAATGAAGGAATCAATCAAGTACTGTACTGATAACGTTCCAGACAAAGGGTCATTGGATTCCAGGGAGTGTAATTTAAACTCTGTCTTTTCTTCAAATTTGATTCAAATTTAATTTTTCCTTTCGATTTCAAATGCTTTTTTGATTTGTTATTTGATTTGTCAAGGGCGGCTGAGGTACGAGGCCGTTTATATACCCTTGACAAATCAAATAACAGGCTATTTTTGCGTTTTACAATTGAAAGGAAAACTACAGGTCCATTCGCATTCTATCGCCAAACTTAATGTGTAATTGTTGGGCGGTAAGTGCCCAATTTTGCAACGGAGAAGTCCATTTTCGACTTATATTCTCAACGGCCAGATAAATCAATTTAAGCAACGCCATATCATTGGGAAAAGCCCCCTTTGTCTTGGTAATTTTACGAACTTGTCTATGAAACCCTTCCACCGCATTAGTGGTGTAGATAAGTCTTCTAATCTGCTCATCATAAGCGAAATATGTGGACAGTTTGTGCCAATTGTTCTGCCATGATTTGATCACTACCGGATATTTGACTCCCCACTTATCATTGAGTTTATCCAGTTCCAATTCTGCTTTATCTTTTGTAGGGGCCTGGTAGACCGTTTTTAAGTCCTGCATGAAAGTCTTCTGGTCCTTGGAAGCCACATATTTAAGCGAGTTCCGTATTTGGTGAATGACGCAGGTCTGAATCTCTGAGTGAGGGAAAGAAGCCAGGATTGCCTCCGAGAAGCCAATAAGGTTATCCGTACAGGCAATCAAAATATCTTTCACCCCTCTGGATTTCAAATCTGTAAGCACCGATAACCAAAAATTGGCACCTTCGCTTTCTGAGACATACATACCAATTAAGTCTTTGTAGCCATGTCGATTTACCCCCAGTACATTATAAACAGCTCGCGTAACAACACGTCCACCGTCTCTTACCTTGTAGTGCATAGCGTCCAACCAAACAATGGTATAAAGACTCTCCAAAGGTCTGCTTTGCCATTCTTTGACTTGGGGAATTACACGTTCAGTGATTTCAGACAGGGTAGCATGGGATATTTCCACATCATACATTTGTTGGATGTGATCCGATATGTCTCTGAAACTCATGCCCTTGCTGTAAAGCCCGATGATTTGCGGGGCAAGGTTGTCGGCCAGAACAGTTTCGCGCTTCTTAACGATTTGGGGGAAAAATGTGCTTTTTCGGTCTTCAGGAGTCGTTAAAACAATTTCGCCTGATGCGGTTTTTAAGCGTTTACTGCCCTTGCCATTACGCTTGTTACCGGATTCTCGCTCCTGCTCATTCAGATGAGCGTTCATTTCTGATTCCAGAGCACTTTCTAAAAATTGTTGAAGTAAGGGAGCGAAAACCCCATTCTTGCCGGTTAATGATTGTCCCTTCATTAACTGCTCCAGCGCTTTGTCGCGCATCTGTTCAAATTCTGTCTTTTCCATTCTTCTGTCTTAAAGTTAAAACCTTTAGACAGAGTTCATTTTACAGTCTCGGATTCCATGAACAGTAATTTCTCTGAAACTACCCAAATGGTTATTGCCAGTCAACATTCTAAACATTCTTTACTTTTAAAAAGAAATTTTCAATTTCACTATTAATTTTACAAAAATACTTTATTTCTTTACTGGTAATCAATAGTGTACAAAGTCTTGCTCTGGAAGTTGCGACGTTAAATCTATTGACTTGTAATGCAAACGGTATACTTTCGGTTGGAATGAAGAAAATACAGAAGTCTGTTGTCAAGCCTTGTATTCTGTCTATCGTTTCAACCAATACATCTTCTGTATTTGAACACTTTGAGAATATCTCTTTTTGCAGAAAACGGATTGTATCCCGGTTGAATGCCAATACAGCGATTTCAGATTTTGCATTAAACTGTTTTAATGTGTTCACCAATTCTACTATAAATTTAGAGCACTCACCTGAAGGTATTCGACCATCTGGCAATTCGACCATCTTTAAAGAAGTACCGCCATTATCTTGA
Above is a window of Runella slithyformis DSM 19594 DNA encoding:
- a CDS encoding ISAs1 family transposase, with the protein product MARATPLTPLTINAIHLAKGVYVVGLKSNQKHLYRYCLCKSLVKKPLYERTDAIQRGHGRLEERTYSCFSINPLALDLRWKDSGMATFICVKRIRQNLDGTQLTEEVSYFISNFDALRQHWRIEVMQYQRDVILSEDALRTGNASVSRLMSSLRTLTINLLKRTKSGNMAAQIDNFADKFQTLIQFMTQQLVL
- a CDS encoding IS256 family transposase: MEKTEFEQMRDKALEQLMKGQSLTGKNGVFAPLLQQFLESALESEMNAHLNEQERESGNKRNGKGSKRLKTASGEIVLTTPEDRKSTFFPQIVKKRETVLADNLAPQIIGLYSKGMSFRDISDHIQQMYDVEISHATLSEITERVIPQVKEWQSRPLESLYTIVWLDAMHYKVRDGGRVVTRAVYNVLGVNRHGYKDLIGMYVSESEGANFWLSVLTDLKSRGVKDILIACTDNLIGFSEAILASFPHSEIQTCVIHQIRNSLKYVASKDQKTFMQDLKTVYQAPTKDKAELELDKLNDKWGVKYPVVIKSWQNNWHKLSTYFAYDEQIRRLIYTTNAVEGFHRQVRKITKTKGAFPNDMALLKLIYLAVENISRKWTSPLQNWALTAQQLHIKFGDRMRMDL